In the Leptotrichia sp. oral taxon 212 genome, one interval contains:
- a CDS encoding lipopolysaccharide kinase InaA family protein, with amino-acid sequence MSEKTNYEITEGYDREVLLEVLRNFDNSGESVNEERNRIKRFKIEHNGKEKEINVKCFSKKSPFIQLIYKYFKGSKGKRSYLYGRRLVELGVNTPEPIAYFDEYYDEAAEEKRTFYISEDLKYQFTCRELLWREKLKPEVKEILDRDREKIIGQFAAFTFNLHEKGVEFDDYSPGNVLIRKEDSEKYGFYLIDLNRMKFRKKLDFNARMKNVSRMLEDREYVEIFSKYYSELYKKTYNEVYDKLYGYINRHKIYVAVKDNTRNFRYFFKRKKR; translated from the coding sequence ATGTCTGAAAAAACTAATTATGAAATAACGGAAGGTTATGACAGGGAAGTTCTTCTGGAAGTTTTAAGAAACTTTGATAATTCAGGAGAATCAGTAAATGAAGAAAGAAACAGGATAAAAAGATTTAAAATAGAACATAACGGAAAAGAAAAGGAAATAAATGTAAAATGCTTCAGTAAAAAAAGTCCGTTTATACAGCTTATATACAAATATTTTAAGGGATCGAAAGGAAAAAGGTCATATCTGTATGGAAGAAGACTTGTGGAACTTGGAGTAAATACACCTGAACCTATAGCATATTTTGATGAATATTATGATGAAGCTGCGGAAGAAAAAAGAACTTTTTATATAAGTGAAGATTTGAAATACCAGTTTACGTGCAGGGAGCTTTTATGGCGTGAAAAATTAAAACCTGAAGTGAAGGAAATACTGGACAGGGACAGGGAAAAAATAATAGGACAGTTTGCCGCTTTTACTTTTAATCTGCATGAAAAGGGTGTTGAATTTGATGACTATTCACCTGGAAATGTTCTTATACGTAAAGAAGATTCTGAAAAATATGGGTTTTATCTGATAGATCTGAACAGAATGAAATTCCGTAAGAAGCTTGATTTTAATGCAAGAATGAAGAATGTATCTAGAATGCTTGAAGATAGGGAATATGTTGAAATATTTTCAAAATATTATTCCGAGCTTTATAAAAAAACTTATAATGAAGTATATGACAAACTTTACGGTTATATAAACAGACATAAAATTTATGTTGCAGTAAAGGATAACACGAGAAACTTCAGATATTTCTTTAAGAGGAAAAAGAGATAA